From one Gracilibacillus salinarum genomic stretch:
- a CDS encoding YlaN family protein: MIPEVAVSKEEQAYAILKADADKILQLIKVQIDNLTMPQCPLYEEVLDTQMFGLSKEIDFAVRLELIREEDGKVLLDNLEKQLNVLHEASQQHYRR; this comes from the coding sequence TTGATACCTGAAGTGGCTGTAAGTAAAGAAGAGCAAGCCTATGCAATTTTGAAGGCTGATGCGGATAAAATATTGCAATTAATTAAAGTTCAAATAGATAACTTAACGATGCCACAGTGCCCTTTATATGAAGAAGTACTTGATACACAAATGTTTGGTTTATCAAAAGAAATAGATTTCGCTGTCCGCCTGGAACTGATTAGGGAAGAGGATGGTAAAGTGCTCTTAGATAATCTGGAAAAGCAGCTGAATGTACTGCATGAGGCGTCACAACAACATTATAGACGATAA
- a CDS encoding YhcN/YlaJ family sporulation lipoprotein: MKYLIFICFSLVLLGCQQDVQDNDLAQNTDDLGAVQVKNSDPTPSDDMDNQEKAQYLANIASQVPNVNDATALITNRGVIVSIDVDEDLDRSRVGTIKYAVLEALEHDPYGRKAIIIADADVFKRLQAMGEKIQEGHPIEAFTEEIANITGRWMPELPLNEKQTENIDQNKQIMEDQEKQEMEEINDEQSNHQKD, encoded by the coding sequence ATGAAATATCTGATTTTTATCTGTTTCAGCCTCGTTTTACTTGGTTGTCAACAAGATGTACAAGATAACGATTTAGCTCAAAATACAGATGATCTTGGTGCTGTTCAAGTTAAAAACTCTGATCCAACGCCTAGCGATGATATGGATAATCAGGAAAAAGCGCAATATTTAGCAAATATAGCGAGCCAAGTTCCGAATGTCAATGATGCAACCGCCTTGATAACGAACCGTGGGGTGATCGTCAGTATTGATGTAGATGAAGATCTTGATCGTTCTCGGGTTGGTACAATTAAATATGCCGTTCTCGAAGCGTTAGAACACGATCCATACGGTAGAAAAGCTATAATCATTGCAGATGCTGATGTATTTAAACGACTACAGGCAATGGGAGAAAAAATACAAGAGGGCCATCCTATTGAGGCATTTACCGAAGAGATAGCAAATATTACCGGTCGCTGGATGCCTGAACTACCGTTAAATGAAAAGCAAACGGAAAACATCGATCAGAATAAACAGATTATGGAAGACCAAGAAAAACAGGAAATGGAAGAAATTAATGATGAACAATCCAATCATCAGAAGGATTAA